In the Elioraea tepida genome, one interval contains:
- a CDS encoding ABC transporter substrate-binding protein, whose amino-acid sequence MKRVLLAATAAVGVFLAAASPEARTVRWSAAGDPNTMDPHSQNLGTVTMVLSQIYEPLIKRDQNLALEPGLATAWRQLEPNRWRFELRRGVTFHDGSAFAADDVVFSITRALAPTSNYGIFVDTVEKAEKVDDFTVDIITKIPDPILPSKIASVYIMDREWSERNNVTQPQNTRAREETHTVRNTNGTGPFRLTVREPDVRTVMVRNDRWWGWSDPKNVSNVTEIVYRPIASDATRIAALLSGEIDFVLDPPLQDLERLKRAQGVTVLEGPEIRTIFFAMDVHRDELLYSNVKGRNPFKDLRVRQALYHAIDIEAIRTRVMRGQAVVTGTFFPPQVNGYSKAEDVRLPFNPDRARQLLAEAGYPQGFEVTLDCPNNRYINDEQICQAVAAMWTRIGVRTSLNAMPLANFFPKIQREDTSIYLLGWGVPTLDALYSFQSLLATRDGAPGNGIWNYGRYSNPRMDALINTMKNELDREKRTAAIHEALRLYREDVPHIPLHHQMIPWAVRSNISIPHQANNQPQFRFVRVN is encoded by the coding sequence ATGAAAAGAGTGCTTCTGGCCGCGACGGCGGCCGTGGGCGTGTTCCTGGCCGCCGCCTCGCCCGAGGCGAGGACGGTGCGCTGGTCCGCCGCCGGCGACCCGAACACGATGGACCCGCATTCACAGAACCTTGGCACCGTCACGATGGTGCTCAGCCAGATCTACGAGCCGCTGATCAAGCGCGACCAGAACCTCGCGCTCGAGCCCGGGCTCGCCACAGCCTGGCGACAGCTCGAGCCGAACCGCTGGCGCTTCGAGCTCCGCCGCGGCGTGACGTTCCATGACGGCTCGGCCTTCGCCGCCGACGACGTGGTGTTCTCGATCACCCGCGCGCTCGCGCCGACCTCGAACTACGGCATCTTCGTCGACACGGTGGAGAAGGCCGAGAAGGTCGACGACTTCACCGTCGACATCATCACCAAGATCCCCGACCCGATCCTGCCCTCGAAGATCGCCTCCGTCTACATCATGGACCGCGAGTGGTCGGAGCGGAACAACGTCACCCAGCCGCAGAACACACGCGCCCGGGAGGAGACGCACACGGTGCGCAACACCAATGGCACGGGCCCGTTCCGGCTGACGGTGCGCGAGCCCGACGTGCGCACGGTGATGGTCCGCAATGACCGCTGGTGGGGCTGGTCCGACCCGAAGAACGTGAGCAACGTCACAGAGATCGTCTATCGCCCGATCGCGTCGGACGCCACACGCATCGCCGCGCTGCTCTCGGGCGAGATCGATTTCGTTCTCGACCCACCGCTGCAGGACCTCGAGCGGCTGAAGCGCGCGCAAGGTGTGACGGTGCTCGAAGGCCCCGAGATCCGCACCATCTTCTTCGCGATGGATGTGCATCGCGACGAGCTGCTCTACTCGAACGTCAAGGGCCGCAATCCGTTCAAGGACCTCCGCGTGCGGCAGGCGCTCTATCACGCGATCGACATCGAGGCGATCCGCACCCGGGTGATGCGCGGCCAGGCGGTCGTGACCGGAACCTTCTTCCCGCCGCAGGTGAACGGCTATTCCAAGGCGGAGGACGTGCGGCTTCCCTTCAACCCCGACCGCGCGCGCCAGCTGCTCGCCGAGGCCGGCTACCCCCAGGGCTTCGAGGTGACGCTCGACTGCCCGAACAACCGCTACATCAACGACGAGCAGATCTGCCAGGCGGTGGCGGCGATGTGGACGCGGATCGGCGTGCGCACCAGCCTCAACGCCATGCCGCTTGCGAACTTCTTCCCGAAGATCCAGCGCGAGGACACCTCGATCTACCTGCTCGGCTGGGGCGTGCCGACGCTCGATGCGCTCTACTCCTTCCAGTCCCTGCTCGCGACGCGCGACGGCGCCCCGGGCAACGGAATCTGGAACTACGGGCGCTACTCCAACCCCCGCATGGACGCGCTGATCAACACGATGAAGAACGAGCTTGATCGGGAGAAGCGCACCGCCGCGATCCACGAGGCGCTGCGGCTCTACCGCGAGGACGTTCCGCACATCCCGCTGCACCACCAGATGATCCCGTGGGCGGTGCGGTCGAACATCTCGATCCCGCACCAGGCGAACAACCAGCCCCAGTTCCGCTTCGTTCGCGTGAACTGA
- the cas2 gene encoding CRISPR-associated endonuclease Cas2 — protein sequence MFDLPVTTKSERRAAAKFRLWLLDQGWEMSQFSVYLRWCASKEQAERWLREISRNLPGTGKVHVLMVTDRQFEQMTVFRGRSRAGKRPKPEQLTLF from the coding sequence ATGTTCGATCTTCCGGTGACGACGAAGTCTGAGCGCCGGGCGGCGGCGAAGTTCCGGCTTTGGCTTTTGGATCAGGGGTGGGAGATGAGCCAGTTCAGCGTGTATTTGCGCTGGTGTGCGAGCAAGGAGCAGGCCGAGCGGTGGCTGAGGGAGATTTCGCGCAACCTTCCTGGCACGGGGAAGGTGCATGTGCTGATGGTGACGGACCGGCAGTTCGAGCAGATGACGGTGTTTCGGGGCCGGTCGCGTGCCGGGAAGCGGCCGAAGCCTGAGCAGCTGACGTTGTTCTGA
- the cas1 gene encoding type II CRISPR-associated endonuclease Cas1, protein MPPGSPLGRVVEIAEEGRHLLKERGFLVVEAGGEELGRVPLDDIAALVATARGTSLTTSLIAALAERGTPVVLCGANFAPVALVFPLAGHHAQQRRMEAQLAATRPLAKRLWAQVVAAKLRAQAAALASAGLPSAALARLARSVRSGDPENAEAQGARRYWPLMMGEGFRRDPSLPGANALLNYGYAVLRAGVARAICAAGLHPSLGIFHRHPHNPLPLADDLMEPFRPLVDLEVRALVAEGASEVDRVAKRRLAALLLADVPTAFGTSPFATALMRCAASLAESYLSGVPALEFPMLSAEGGNVIAEPDFPVGLSGHVDVRDVRSSGDDEV, encoded by the coding sequence ATGCCGCCCGGCTCTCCGCTCGGCCGTGTGGTGGAGATCGCCGAGGAAGGGCGGCACCTTTTGAAGGAGAGAGGCTTCCTCGTGGTCGAGGCGGGCGGGGAGGAACTCGGCCGCGTTCCGCTTGATGACATCGCCGCGTTGGTCGCGACGGCGCGCGGCACGAGCCTCACCACCTCTTTGATCGCGGCGCTCGCCGAACGCGGCACGCCGGTCGTGCTGTGCGGGGCGAATTTCGCCCCCGTCGCGCTCGTGTTTCCGCTTGCCGGCCATCATGCGCAGCAGCGGCGCATGGAGGCGCAGCTTGCGGCGACGCGGCCGCTTGCGAAGCGGCTCTGGGCGCAGGTGGTGGCGGCGAAGCTGCGCGCCCAGGCGGCGGCGCTCGCGTCGGCGGGGCTTCCGAGCGCGGCGCTTGCCCGGCTTGCGCGGAGCGTGCGTTCGGGCGACCCGGAGAATGCCGAGGCGCAGGGGGCGCGGCGGTATTGGCCGCTGATGATGGGAGAGGGGTTCCGTCGCGACCCGTCGTTGCCCGGGGCGAACGCGCTGCTCAACTACGGCTATGCGGTGCTTCGGGCGGGGGTGGCGCGTGCGATCTGTGCCGCGGGGCTTCACCCCTCGCTCGGCATCTTTCACCGCCACCCGCACAACCCGCTGCCGCTTGCCGACGACCTGATGGAGCCGTTCCGGCCGCTGGTCGATCTCGAGGTGCGTGCGCTGGTTGCCGAGGGTGCGAGCGAGGTGGACAGGGTGGCGAAGCGGCGGCTTGCGGCGCTGTTGCTTGCGGATGTTCCGACCGCTTTCGGAACGAGCCCGTTTGCGACCGCGCTGATGCGGTGCGCGGCGAGCCTTGCCGAGAGCTACCTCTCGGGCGTTCCGGCGCTCGAGTTTCCGATGCTTTCCGCGGAGGGCGGCAATGTCATTGCGGAACCGGACTTTCCTGTCGGGCTATCGGGTCATGTGGATGTTCGTGATGTTCGATCTTCCGGTGACGACGAAGTCTGA
- a CDS encoding AMP-dependent synthetase/ligase yields MTEAAGTRERPAPGGYPAWPNLAVMLFDRAAQWGERPALWAKQGGRWVPTSWMRLAREAAGLAATLRSRGVAPGDRVLLLAENRPEWPIADLAIMSIRAISVPAYTTYTPEDLAHVLADSGARAAIVSTRALAEKLAEAAARSATAGGGGLELVVAMEPVGAVGAARIVPWAEAVSPEPPAGLREEVHTIPPDQTACLIYTSGTGGAPKGVMLPHRAMLSNCAGAWELLKPLALEDEIYLSFLPLSHSYEHTCGQFFLLSIGTQIYYATGADRVAQEMLEVRPTVMTAVPRLFEVIRSRILAGLKREPKWKQDLFVAALALGARRVRGQSLGAGGWFADRVLEGLVRRKVRARFGGRLKGIMSGGARLDPDVGGFFLALGIPIMQGYGQTEAGPVISANPPDRIPIDTVGLPLPNVELRIAEDGEILVRGDLVMQGYWNNPEATAEAIRDGWLHTGDVGALDDDGYLRITDRKREIIKTTGGEMISPARVEGILARQPAIQQAVVAGDGRAHLVALLVPAEGADEAELARAVEDANRSLTVAERIRRWRAVPGFTIENGLLTTTQKVRRQKVLAAYRSLVEEMYA; encoded by the coding sequence GTGACCGAGGCGGCAGGCACGCGCGAGCGACCCGCCCCGGGCGGCTATCCGGCCTGGCCGAACCTTGCGGTGATGCTGTTCGACCGTGCCGCGCAGTGGGGCGAGCGGCCGGCGCTCTGGGCGAAACAGGGCGGGCGCTGGGTGCCGACGAGCTGGATGCGGCTCGCGCGCGAGGCGGCGGGGCTTGCCGCCACGCTGCGCTCACGCGGCGTGGCGCCAGGCGACAGGGTTCTGCTGCTCGCCGAGAACCGCCCCGAATGGCCGATCGCCGATCTCGCGATCATGTCGATCCGCGCCATCTCGGTGCCCGCCTACACCACCTACACGCCTGAGGACCTCGCCCATGTCCTTGCCGACAGCGGGGCGCGGGCGGCCATCGTCTCGACGCGGGCGCTTGCGGAGAAGCTCGCCGAGGCCGCAGCGCGGTCTGCCACGGCGGGAGGGGGAGGGCTTGAGCTCGTTGTCGCGATGGAGCCGGTCGGGGCTGTCGGCGCCGCGCGGATCGTACCCTGGGCGGAGGCGGTCTCGCCCGAGCCGCCGGCCGGATTGCGCGAAGAGGTGCACACGATCCCGCCCGACCAGACCGCCTGCCTGATCTACACCTCCGGCACGGGCGGGGCGCCGAAGGGCGTGATGCTGCCGCACCGGGCGATGCTTTCGAACTGCGCCGGCGCGTGGGAACTCCTCAAGCCGCTCGCGCTCGAGGACGAGATCTACCTCTCCTTCCTGCCGCTCTCGCACAGCTACGAGCACACCTGCGGGCAGTTCTTCCTGCTCTCGATCGGCACGCAGATCTACTACGCCACGGGGGCTGACCGTGTGGCGCAGGAGATGCTCGAGGTGCGCCCGACCGTGATGACGGCCGTGCCGCGCCTGTTCGAGGTGATCCGCTCGCGCATCCTCGCAGGGCTCAAGCGCGAGCCGAAGTGGAAGCAGGACCTGTTCGTCGCGGCGCTCGCGCTCGGCGCCCGCCGCGTACGCGGCCAGAGCCTCGGCGCGGGCGGCTGGTTCGCCGACCGGGTGCTCGAGGGTCTCGTGCGCCGCAAGGTGCGGGCGCGCTTCGGCGGGCGGCTCAAGGGGATCATGAGCGGCGGCGCGCGGCTCGACCCAGACGTGGGCGGGTTCTTCCTCGCCTTGGGGATCCCGATCATGCAGGGCTACGGGCAGACTGAGGCGGGGCCGGTGATCTCTGCCAACCCTCCGGATCGGATCCCGATCGACACGGTCGGGCTGCCCCTGCCGAATGTCGAACTTCGCATCGCCGAGGATGGCGAGATCCTTGTGCGCGGCGATCTCGTGATGCAGGGCTACTGGAACAATCCGGAGGCGACGGCGGAGGCGATCCGCGACGGCTGGCTGCACACGGGCGATGTCGGCGCGCTCGACGACGATGGCTACCTGCGCATCACCGATCGCAAGCGCGAGATCATCAAGACGACCGGTGGCGAGATGATCAGCCCCGCGCGCGTGGAGGGGATCCTCGCGCGCCAGCCGGCGATCCAGCAGGCGGTGGTGGCAGGCGACGGTCGGGCGCATCTCGTGGCCCTCTTGGTCCCCGCCGAGGGGGCGGACGAGGCGGAGCTTGCGCGGGCGGTCGAGGACGCCAACCGGTCGCTGACGGTTGCGGAGCGGATCCGGCGCTGGCGTGCCGTGCCCGGGTTCACGATCGAGAACGGGTTGTTGACGACGACGCAGAAGGTGCGCCGGCAGAAGGTTCTAGCGGCGTATCGGTCTCTCGTGGAGGAGATGTACGCCTGA
- a CDS encoding ABC transporter permease, producing MFAFIVSRLLQALPVMLTVSLISFAMFAYVGDPVAIMLGQDYTEAQRQALIRDLGLDQPFFVQFWEFLKNAAQGNFGLSYRLARPVSDLILERMPATLELSFSAAFLALAIGVPMGVYTGLYRESWLSRLFLTISLIGVSLPTFLIGILLILIFSVTLGILPSFGRGETVLVGGWWTTGFLTASGLKALILPSVTLGLFQMTLIMRLVRSEMLEVLRTDYIKFARARGLTNRAIHFGHALKNTLVPVITITGLQLGAIIAFAIVTETVFQWPGMGLLFIQAVANADIPIMAAYLMMIALLFVLINLVVDLLYYLVDPRLRGSLIGSAR from the coding sequence ATGTTCGCCTTCATCGTCTCACGCCTGTTGCAGGCCCTGCCCGTGATGCTCACGGTGAGCCTGATCAGCTTCGCTATGTTCGCCTATGTCGGCGACCCGGTGGCGATCATGCTCGGGCAGGATTATACGGAGGCGCAGCGCCAGGCACTGATCCGCGACCTCGGCCTCGACCAGCCCTTCTTCGTCCAGTTCTGGGAGTTCCTGAAGAACGCCGCGCAGGGCAATTTCGGCCTATCGTACCGGCTCGCGCGCCCGGTCTCCGACCTCATCCTCGAACGCATGCCGGCGACCCTCGAGCTCTCCTTCAGCGCCGCCTTCCTCGCGCTTGCGATCGGCGTGCCGATGGGCGTCTACACCGGGCTCTACAGGGAGAGCTGGCTCTCCCGCCTCTTCCTCACGATCTCGCTGATCGGCGTGTCGCTGCCCACCTTCCTGATCGGCATCCTGTTGATCCTCATCTTCTCCGTCACGCTCGGCATTCTGCCCTCGTTCGGCCGCGGCGAGACGGTGCTTGTGGGGGGCTGGTGGACGACCGGCTTCCTCACCGCCTCGGGGCTGAAGGCGCTAATCCTGCCTTCGGTCACGCTCGGCCTGTTCCAGATGACGCTGATCATGCGGCTCGTGCGGTCGGAGATGCTCGAGGTGCTGCGCACCGACTACATCAAGTTCGCGCGCGCCCGCGGCCTTACCAATCGCGCGATCCATTTCGGGCACGCGCTGAAGAACACGCTCGTGCCGGTCATCACCATCACCGGTCTGCAGCTCGGCGCGATCATCGCGTTCGCGATCGTGACGGAGACGGTGTTCCAGTGGCCGGGCATGGGGCTTCTGTTCATCCAGGCGGTCGCGAACGCCGACATCCCGATCATGGCCGCCTACCTGATGATGATCGCGCTGCTCTTCGTGCTCATCAATCTCGTGGTCGACCTGCTCTACTATCTCGTCGATCCGCGGCTGCGCGGCTCGCTGATCGGGAGCGCGCGCTGA
- the cas9 gene encoding type II CRISPR RNA-guided endonuclease Cas9 (Cas9, originally named Csn1, is the large, multifunctional signature protein of type II CRISPR/Cas systems. It is well known even to general audiences because its RNA-guided endonuclease activity has made it a popular tool for custom editing of eukaryotic genomes.) translates to MERTHYRLGLDIGANSIGWCCLSLDEDRRPCAVLAAGVRVFPDSRDPQTLASLAAERRAARAARRRRDRYLRRRRALANALVRHGLMPESGSVSGSDPWPLRQAALVRPLSPHELGLVIFHLNQRRGFASNRRTDGSNEEERGKIRDAADRLRGELSRAGAPTLGAWLAERHAARKPVRARLRGEGAQAHYDFYPTRELVLAEFDAIWAAQAAWNERLTDAMRDEIRRILFHQRPLKPPVVGKCWLEPEEDRAPRALPTVQRFRIAQELAHLRITIPGFPDRPLSDTERALLLARLNAGCDISFEQVRRALGLPGEARFNLESLNREKLEGAATARRLAIGTKKRPAPLAEVWDSLDDATRDQIATVLVEVETEDEAFARLLALGLPEEAARRTAGIVLEDGRASLSLTAIRRLLPFLEQGLRYDEAVRAAGYAHHSDDRTGELLPELPYYGEVLKERLGTGTNDPKDPEEKRLGRAPNPTVHVALNELRRVVNALIARFGRPEEIVVEVLRELGHSAVQRREIEKAQKENRERNERAKRAIESLGLKVTGGAIRRYRLWEDQAQDPKDRCCPITGTLIGIEALFSAEIEEDHILPFAITLDDSNANRVLVTREANRRKARRAPFEAFGHTPEWPEILRRVALLPPAKRWRFQEGALERWQGEEKDFLARHLTDSAYLARLARLYLRVICDPDRVWAVPGRLTALVRGALGLNGLLGGPGARKDRTDHRHHAIDALAVALIDRSLLQRVSAAARRAQEVDRRLLADLEEPWPGFHAEAKAAIERVVVSHKPDHGTGGKLHNDTAYGEVRGADETGPNVVVRKPLSAFLRATPEEARAAIRDPVLAEKVAAALAANADAKSRAAALAALEHGAGTVRRVRTWERLETRPIPSAPWKRVKLDANHRIEFWRLPGKGGKPGKVVTQLVPLLDAAAEAEAKRLGRKVAERKPHPAATLLMRLHKNDMVAFGEGEARRILRVVKMSKGQVVLAPHHEGGNLKARDADTADSFKYINGSVAAFRRERARLVRVDPDGRVHDPGPRAW, encoded by the coding sequence ATGGAACGGACACATTATCGCCTCGGGCTCGACATCGGCGCGAACTCGATCGGCTGGTGCTGCCTGTCTCTCGATGAGGACCGACGCCCTTGCGCGGTTCTTGCTGCCGGGGTGCGGGTCTTCCCTGACAGCCGCGACCCGCAGACCCTTGCCTCCCTCGCCGCCGAACGGCGTGCTGCGCGGGCGGCGCGTCGGCGTCGTGACCGCTATCTGAGGCGGCGTCGGGCGCTCGCGAACGCTCTCGTCCGGCATGGCCTGATGCCCGAGAGCGGGAGCGTCTCGGGCAGCGACCCCTGGCCGCTTCGCCAAGCAGCGCTGGTGCGGCCGCTTTCGCCGCACGAGCTCGGCCTCGTGATCTTCCACCTCAACCAGCGGCGCGGCTTCGCCTCGAACCGCCGAACCGACGGCAGCAACGAGGAGGAGCGCGGCAAGATCAGGGACGCGGCGGACCGGCTTCGGGGCGAACTCTCGCGCGCCGGCGCGCCAACGCTCGGAGCCTGGCTCGCCGAACGCCACGCCGCGCGCAAGCCCGTGCGTGCGCGCCTTCGCGGCGAAGGGGCGCAGGCGCACTACGATTTCTATCCGACGCGGGAGCTCGTGCTTGCCGAGTTCGACGCGATCTGGGCGGCACAGGCGGCCTGGAACGAGCGCCTGACGGATGCGATGCGCGACGAGATCAGGCGCATCCTGTTCCACCAGCGGCCGCTGAAGCCCCCTGTCGTCGGAAAATGCTGGCTCGAGCCGGAAGAGGACCGTGCCCCGCGCGCCCTACCGACGGTGCAGCGCTTCCGGATCGCGCAGGAGCTCGCGCATCTGCGGATCACCATCCCCGGCTTCCCCGATCGCCCCTTGTCGGATACGGAGCGTGCCCTGCTGCTCGCACGCCTCAACGCCGGCTGCGACATCAGCTTCGAGCAGGTGCGCAGGGCGCTCGGCCTCCCCGGCGAGGCGCGGTTCAATCTCGAAAGCCTGAATCGGGAGAAGCTCGAGGGCGCGGCCACCGCACGTCGCCTCGCCATTGGCACGAAGAAGCGCCCGGCCCCGCTCGCCGAGGTGTGGGACAGCCTCGACGACGCGACGCGCGACCAGATCGCCACCGTGCTGGTCGAGGTGGAGACGGAGGACGAGGCGTTCGCGCGGCTTCTCGCCCTCGGCCTGCCTGAGGAGGCGGCGCGGCGTACGGCCGGGATCGTGCTCGAGGACGGGCGCGCGAGCCTGTCGCTTACCGCGATCCGCCGCCTCCTGCCGTTCCTCGAGCAGGGCTTGCGCTACGACGAGGCGGTGCGCGCGGCAGGCTACGCCCACCACAGCGACGATCGCACGGGCGAGCTCCTTCCTGAGCTTCCGTATTACGGCGAGGTGCTGAAGGAGCGGCTCGGAACCGGGACGAATGACCCAAAAGACCCGGAGGAGAAGCGGCTCGGTCGCGCCCCGAACCCGACGGTGCATGTCGCGCTCAACGAGCTTCGCCGCGTGGTGAACGCGCTCATTGCCCGGTTCGGGCGCCCTGAAGAGATCGTTGTCGAGGTGTTGCGCGAGCTCGGGCACTCGGCCGTGCAGCGTCGGGAGATCGAGAAGGCGCAGAAAGAGAACCGCGAGCGGAACGAGCGAGCCAAACGGGCGATCGAGAGCCTCGGGCTCAAGGTGACGGGAGGGGCGATCAGGCGCTACCGGCTCTGGGAAGACCAGGCGCAAGACCCGAAGGACCGCTGCTGCCCGATCACGGGAACGCTGATCGGCATCGAGGCTCTGTTCAGCGCCGAGATCGAGGAGGACCACATCCTCCCCTTCGCCATCACTCTCGACGACAGCAACGCCAATCGCGTCCTCGTCACGCGCGAGGCGAACCGACGCAAGGCGCGCCGGGCCCCGTTCGAGGCGTTCGGGCACACCCCGGAGTGGCCGGAGATCCTCAGGCGGGTGGCGCTGTTGCCGCCGGCGAAGCGCTGGCGGTTCCAGGAGGGAGCGCTCGAGCGCTGGCAGGGCGAAGAAAAGGACTTCCTCGCCCGGCACCTGACCGACAGCGCCTATCTCGCGCGGCTTGCGCGGCTCTATCTCCGTGTCATCTGCGACCCAGACAGGGTCTGGGCGGTGCCTGGGCGGCTGACCGCGCTCGTGCGCGGGGCGCTCGGGTTGAACGGGCTGCTCGGCGGGCCGGGGGCGAGGAAGGACCGCACGGACCATCGCCACCACGCGATCGACGCGCTTGCCGTGGCGCTGATCGACCGTTCGCTTCTGCAACGGGTCTCGGCCGCGGCGCGGCGGGCGCAGGAGGTGGACCGGCGCCTGCTCGCCGATCTCGAGGAGCCGTGGCCCGGGTTCCACGCCGAGGCGAAAGCTGCGATCGAACGCGTCGTCGTCAGCCACAAGCCCGACCACGGAACGGGGGGGAAGCTGCACAACGACACGGCCTATGGCGAGGTGCGCGGCGCGGACGAGACGGGCCCGAACGTGGTGGTGCGCAAGCCGCTGTCGGCGTTCCTCAGGGCCACGCCCGAGGAGGCGCGGGCGGCGATCCGCGACCCTGTGCTTGCTGAGAAGGTGGCGGCGGCGCTCGCGGCGAATGCCGATGCGAAGTCGCGCGCTGCAGCGCTCGCGGCGCTCGAGCATGGTGCCGGGACGGTACGGCGCGTGCGCACCTGGGAGAGGCTCGAGACCCGGCCGATCCCCTCGGCGCCGTGGAAACGGGTGAAGCTCGACGCCAACCACAGGATCGAGTTCTGGCGCCTGCCCGGCAAGGGCGGCAAGCCGGGCAAGGTGGTGACGCAGCTCGTGCCGCTGCTCGACGCCGCGGCGGAGGCGGAGGCGAAGCGGCTCGGCCGCAAAGTGGCGGAACGCAAGCCGCACCCGGCGGCGACGCTTCTGATGCGTCTGCACAAGAACGACATGGTGGCATTCGGCGAGGGCGAGGCGCGGCGTATCCTGCGCGTGGTGAAGATGAGCAAGGGGCAAGTTGTGCTCGCGCCGCACCATGAGGGCGGCAACCTGAAGGCGCGGGATGCCGACACGGCCGACTCGTTCAAATACATCAACGGCTCGGTCGCGGCGTTCAGGCGCGAACGGGCGCGGCTTGTGCGCGTCGATCCCGACGGGCGGGTGCATGACCCGGGGCCGAGGGCGTGGTGA
- a CDS encoding M3 family oligoendopeptidase: protein MLAVTDPDFPRAPEAPAGAGAETLPAWDLSDLYPAPDSPAVAADLAQAEEAAKAFASRFKGRLAGLSGAELAAAIEEYQRIEEILGKVMAYAQLLFAEDATSSEIGRFYQGCNERVTAISSHLIFFTLELNRIEDAALEAKLAAPALARFRPWLRDLRVFRPHQLSDDLERLLHEKEVTGRSAWCRLFDETMAGLRIPVEGEELTLSEALNRLSDRDRTRREQAGRAIGATLAENARLFALITNTLAKDKEIIDTWRGYERPESYRNRANMVEDEVVEALVSAVTSAFPRLSHRYYMLKARWLGLERLAFWDRNAPLPEDDDRLISWDEAVTRVRAAYRAFSPALADIGDRFFAAAWIDARVKPGKASGAFAHPTVPSAHPYLLLNYHGRARDVMTLAHELGHGVHQILAAPNGYLMAGTPLTLAETASVFGEMLTFRAMLDGETDPKRRRVLLAGKVEDMLNTVVRQIAFYRFEQRVHAERRRGELTPDALAAIWLGVQSESLGPAFTFDDDYRMYWAYIPHFIHTPFYVYAYAFGDCLVNALYGVFREGHPRFQEKYLDLLRAGGTKRHRELLAPFGLDASDPAFWNKGLDVISGFIDELEAAMPAAGA from the coding sequence ATGCTCGCTGTAACCGATCCGGACTTCCCCCGCGCACCCGAGGCCCCGGCCGGTGCCGGCGCGGAGACGCTTCCGGCCTGGGACCTTTCCGACCTCTACCCGGCCCCCGACAGCCCGGCCGTGGCGGCCGATCTCGCGCAGGCGGAGGAGGCGGCGAAGGCGTTCGCGTCCCGCTTCAAGGGGCGCCTTGCCGGGCTCTCGGGGGCGGAACTCGCCGCCGCGATCGAGGAGTACCAGAGGATCGAGGAGATCCTCGGCAAGGTGATGGCTTACGCCCAGCTCCTCTTCGCCGAGGATGCGACGTCGTCCGAGATCGGCCGCTTCTACCAGGGCTGCAACGAGCGCGTCACCGCGATCTCCTCGCACCTGATCTTCTTCACCCTCGAACTGAACCGGATCGAAGACGCTGCGCTCGAGGCGAAGCTCGCCGCACCGGCGCTCGCGCGCTTCCGCCCATGGCTGCGCGACCTGCGCGTGTTCCGCCCGCACCAGCTCTCCGACGACCTCGAGCGGCTTCTCCACGAGAAGGAGGTCACCGGCCGGTCGGCCTGGTGCCGGCTGTTCGACGAGACGATGGCGGGCTTGCGGATCCCGGTCGAGGGCGAGGAACTGACTCTGAGCGAGGCGCTCAACCGCCTCTCCGACCGCGACCGGACGCGGCGCGAGCAGGCGGGGCGCGCCATCGGCGCCACGCTCGCGGAGAACGCGCGCCTGTTCGCGCTGATCACCAACACGCTCGCGAAGGACAAAGAGATCATCGACACCTGGCGCGGCTACGAGCGGCCGGAGAGCTACCGCAACCGCGCCAACATGGTGGAGGACGAGGTCGTCGAGGCGCTTGTCTCGGCCGTGACATCGGCCTTTCCGCGGCTGTCGCACCGCTACTACATGCTCAAGGCGCGCTGGCTCGGCCTTGAGCGGCTTGCGTTCTGGGACCGGAACGCTCCGCTTCCCGAGGACGATGACCGGCTGATCAGCTGGGACGAGGCGGTGACGCGGGTCCGGGCCGCCTATCGCGCCTTCAGCCCCGCGCTCGCTGACATCGGCGACCGGTTTTTTGCCGCGGCCTGGATCGATGCGCGGGTCAAGCCCGGCAAGGCTTCGGGCGCCTTCGCCCACCCCACCGTTCCGTCCGCGCATCCCTATTTGCTTCTCAACTACCATGGCCGCGCTCGCGACGTGATGACGCTCGCCCACGAGCTCGGCCACGGCGTGCACCAGATCCTCGCGGCGCCGAACGGCTACCTGATGGCAGGAACGCCGCTTACGCTCGCCGAGACGGCCTCGGTGTTCGGCGAGATGCTCACCTTCCGCGCCATGCTCGACGGTGAGACCGACCCGAAGCGGCGGCGCGTCCTTCTCGCCGGTAAAGTCGAGGACATGCTGAACACGGTGGTGCGGCAGATTGCCTTCTACCGTTTCGAGCAGCGCGTGCACGCCGAGCGCCGGCGCGGCGAGCTCACGCCTGACGCGCTTGCCGCGATCTGGCTCGGCGTTCAGTCGGAAAGCCTCGGCCCGGCCTTCACCTTCGACGACGACTATCGAATGTACTGGGCCTACATCCCCCACTTCATCCACACGCCGTTCTACGTCTACGCCTATGCCTTCGGGGACTGTCTCGTAAACGCGCTCTACGGCGTGTTCCGGGAGGGGCACCCGCGGTTCCAGGAGAAGTATCTCGATCTCTTGCGCGCGGGCGGCACCAAGCGGCACCGCGAGCTGCTCGCTCCCTTCGGCCTTGATGCCTCCGATCCTGCGTTCTGGAACAAGGGCCTCGATGTGATCTCGGGCTTCATCGACGAGCTCGAGGCGGCGATGCCGGCGGCCGGGGCCTGA